One genomic segment of Coffea arabica cultivar ET-39 chromosome 6e, Coffea Arabica ET-39 HiFi, whole genome shotgun sequence includes these proteins:
- the LOC113696659 gene encoding large ribosomal subunit protein cL37 alpha produces the protein MALLLQIPASSTRTTVSTLLSSLSSSSSPSLTFALTSFPLSRLCNNPLAAYPKPYVACSIQPPFLQKERRAPLAKASAEGANSDGPELPSESEEEDVPIQNLPLESKLQLKLEQKMRMKLAKKIRLRRKKLVRKRRLRKKGRWPPSKLKKNKNV, from the exons ATGGCTCTCCTCCTCCAAATTCCCGCTTCCAGTACGAGGACTACCGTTTCAACTCTGCTTTCCTCTCTTTCCTCATCTTCATCGCCTTCACTAACTTTTGCCCTCACTTCTTTTCCGC TTTCCAGGCTGTGCAACAACCCTTTGGCTGCATATCCCAAACCGTATGTTGCATGCAGCATTCAGCCGCCTTTCCTTCAGAAGGAGAGGAGGGCACCGCTGGCTAAGGCATCTGCTGAAGGCGCGAACTCGGATGGGCCTGAGCTTCCGTCAGAGAGCGAGGAGGAAGATGTGCCCATTCAGAATCTTCCTCTGGAGTCCAAGCTTCAGCTGAAGCTTGAGCAGAAGATGAGGATGAAGTTGGCAAAGAAAATCAGGCTACGAAGAAAGAAGCTGGTTAGGAAGCGTCGCTTGAGGAAGAAGGGGCGATGGCCACCATCAAAGTTGAAGAAGAACAAGAATGTTTAG